In the genome of uncultured Celeribacter sp., the window AGGACCGCGTCGCCAAGGCCGTGGATGAGGCCGAGGCGCATCTCGCATCCATGCGCACAGCACTTGAGCGCACCGGCGACCGACAGGCGCAGGATCGGCTGGAAAAGTTCATCACCACGGCGCGGGCCATGTTCCGCACGGTCGAGGACGATCCGCGCGATCTGACGGCGGCCCGGAAATATCTTGGCGTCTATCTCCTGGGCGCACGCGATGCGACGGCGAAATATGCCGATCTGTGGAGCAAGAGCCGCAATGTCGAGGCGCGAAGCGATTGGTTCGCGCTTTTGGACGATTTGGAAGCGAATTTCGACGCCCGTCATAAAACGTTGCTTTTGGACGATAAGACGGACCTCGACATCGAGATCGAGGTGCTGCGCGACCGTTTGGCGCGCGAAGGCGTCACACAAAATATCACGTCATGAGTTTGAATGAGGGGAACCGAACATGTCCGACACCATCCGCCAACAGGCCGAGGCCGCTTTGAAAGATGTCGAAGAGGTGACCGCCGTCATCCTCCCTGAACCCAAGGGCGAGCTGATCGACCCGACGACCCTCGAGGCCCCTGTGGCTGCCGAGGTCGCAAAAGCGAAATCCGAGATCGACATGCATGACACCAACTCCATCGTGCGCTTCGGCTCTGCGGCCCAAGCCGAGTTGCAGGTGATTTCCCAGGCGATGTTGCAGGACGTCAAGAACAAGGACGTGGGACCGGCAGGCGACTCTCTTCGTTCCATCGTGACGACCATCCGCGGTTTTTCCGTGTCCGAGCTGGACGTGCGCCGTGAGCGGAGCTGGTGGGAGAAACTTCTGGGCCGCGCCGCCCCGATGGCGAAATTCGTCGCCCGTTTCGAAGACGTGCAAAGCCAGATCGACAAGATCACCGACAACCTGCTGACCCATGAGCATAAATTGCTCAAGGACATCAAGTCGTTGGATATGCTCTATGACAAAACCCTGACCTTCTACGACCAGTTGGCGATCTACATCGCGGCGGGCGAATTGAAGCTCAAGGAGCTGGACGAGACCGACATTCCGGCACTGGCCGCCGCCGTCGATGCCGCCCCTGAGGAAGATCAGGTGATCAAGGCGCAGGAGCTGCGAGACCTGCGCGCCGCGCGCGATGACCTTGAGCGTCGAGTGCACGATCTGAAACTGACCCGTCAGGTGACGATGCAATCCCTGCCCTCGATCCGACTGGTGCAGGAAAACGACAAGTCGCTCGTGACGAAAATCAACTCGACGCTGGTCAACACCGTGCCGCTTTGGGAAACCCAACTGGCGCAGGCCGTGACCATTCAGCGCTCGTCGGAGGCGGCGAAATCCGTGCGTGAGGCGACCGATCTCACGAACGAATTGCTGACCGCCAACGCCAAGAACCTGCGCGAGGCCAATAAGGTCGTGCGCGAGGAAATGGAGCGCGGTGTGTTCGACATCGAGGCCGTGAAAACCGCCAACGAGGAACTCGTCGCCACCATCGAAGAGAGCCTGCAGATCGCCGACGAAGGCAAGCGCAAGCGTGCCGAGGCCGAGGTCGAACTCAAGACGATGGAAACGAAACTGCGCGACACGCTGGCCGCTGCGAAGGCGACCGGCAACGCCTCCGGCCCCTCTGTGCCAGCGTAAATGCGCGCGCGGGCGAGACATATGTTTGGCAAAGGCGTGAGCGGGCTGGCCCTGCTCGCGCCCTTGTTTGTGCTGAGTGCCTGCATGCCCGCGCCCGACATCAAACCCCTGCCCCGCCCTGCGGCTGCGGTGCGACCGATCGTTCAGGCCCCGCCGGAGCGCAGCGGCGAGAGCCTTGCCCTCGAAAGCTACTACGCGCGGGTGCAGAATGATTTGTTGACCAACGAATTGCTGCGCACCGACGGTGGCGGGCCGGACACGCCGTTGAACGCCCGACAACTGGCCGCGAATTTCGAAGCCATCGCCCTGAACGACGAATACACCTCCGTGAACGGACAATTCGTGGCGCAAAAAACGCCCTCGAACCTGCATCGCTGGCAGGTGCCGGTGCGTGTGGGACTTGAGTTCGGCGCCACCGTGTCGCCCGAAATCCGGGCCAAGGATGAGGCGACCGTCAACAGCTTTGTCGCCCAGCTCGCCCGCGCCACGGGGCATTCGATCACGCGGTCCTCTCAGCCGAATTTCCATGTGCTGGTGCTCAACGAAAGCGAACGCCGTGCCATCGGGCCGCGCCTGGCGGAAATGATCCCCGGCATCGGTCAGGACGCCATCCGCTCGGTCGTCAATATGCCGCGCTCGTCCTATTGCCTGGTGGTCGCCTCTGACCCGGCCAATGATGGGGCATACCGTTCTGCCGTCGCAATCATTCGCGCGGAACACCCTGATTTATTGCGCAAATCCTGTTTCCACGAGGAAATCGCCCAAGGTCTGGGCCTCGCGAACGATAGCCCCTATGCGCGACCCTCGATCTTTAACGACGACGAAGAATTCGCGCTTTTGACGCGGCACGACGAGCTGCTTTTGCGCATTCTCTACGACCGGCGCCTCGCCCCCGGCATGCGCCCGGACACCGCCCGCCCGATTGCGACCCAGATCGCATATGAGCTGATGGGCGAGGACATTTGACCAACAGGAGGCCCCATGGGTATTTTCGATTTTCTTTCCGGCGAATTCATCGACGTCATCCATTGGACGGACGACACGCGCGACACGATGGTGTGGCGGTTCGAACGGGAAGGCCATGAGATCAAATATGGCGCCAAGCTGACGGTGCGCGAAGGTCAGGCGGCGGTGTTCGTGCATGAGGGACAACTGGCGGATGTGTTCACGCCGGGTCTCTACATGCTCGAGACCAACAACATGCCGATCCTGACGACGCTTCAGCATTGGGATCACGGGTTTAAATCGCCGTTCAAATCCGAGGTCTATTTCGTCAACACCACGCGGTTCGGCAATCTGAAATGGGGCACCAAGAATCCGATCATGTGCCGGGACCCGGAATTCGGCCCGGTGCGGCTCAGGGCCTATGGCACCTATACGGTGAAGGTCTCCGACCCGTCTCTGTTCCTGACCGAGATCGTCGGCACCGACGGCGAGTTCACCATGGACGAGATCTCTTACCAGATCCGCAACATCATCGTACAGGCGTTCTCGCGCATCGTCGCGGGCTCCGGCATTCCGGTTCTGGACATGGCGGCGAACACCGCCGATCTGGGCAAGCTTGTGGCCACGGAAATTTCCAAAGTGGTCGCTGAGTACGGCCTGACCATCCCGGAATTCTACATTGAAAACATCAGCTTGCCCGAAGCGGTTGAGGCCGCGATGGACAAGCGCACCTCGATGGGCATCGTCGGCAATCTCGACAATTACATGAAGTTCAACGCCGCCGAAGCCATGGGCGCGGAAAACTCCGCCATGGCGGCTTCCATGGGCGCGGGCATGGGCGCAGGTCTTGGCATGGGGATGGCGCAACAGGGCCCTTGGGGCGCGCGTCCCGCCGCCGCGGCCCCTGCCGCGCAAACGCCGCCGCCTCCGCCACCCGTCGAACATGTCTGGCACATCGCAGAAAGTGGCGAAACGAAGGGGCCGTATTCGAAAGCCGAAATGGGCCAGATGGCCGCGAAAGGCGCGCTCAAACGAGAAACTTTTGTCTGGACGCCGGGTCAGGACGGCTGGCTCAAGGCGGAAGATGTCACGGAGCTTGCTCAGCTCTTCACCATCGCGCCGCCGCCTCCGCCGCCGGGCGCCTAAATCTGGCCAAGTCACCGACCTGAACGCCCTGCGCAACCTTGCGCGGGGCACGATTTGCCAAGAGGAGCGCGCAATGTGCCAATCGCGCTTAAAAGACAGTGCTGCGGCGCCTCGGGTCCAGTCTCCCCGGGTCAGCTATCCCTGCGACCCCAGCCCCTCGGAGCGCGCAGTTGCGGAGCAGGCGCTTGCGATGAGTGGCGTGGGAACGCTGCCCCCTGAAGCCCTCTCCGACATGGCCAGTTGGGAACGCTCGAACCACCCAAGTGTCGTCGGGCGCGCGCATATCCTCGACGCTCTCCGCCAGCTGAAGCCGCCCGCCAGCCTGTCGGTCACGCAGATCACTGTAGAGGGCAAAGCCGCCACGATCACGGGGCGTTTGACCCGTGACGGGCATGGGCTCTTTCTGTTTTGCCAGATATTGCGGTTTACAACACCGGAGCGCAGTCAGATCGCGCAGATCATCAGCGTCGAGCAAAAGGAAAGATGATGCGTACTGTCCCGCGTACAGCACCTCTAAGTCAGATATTTGAAATCCTCGCGCCAGTCGTTCAGGTTCAGGATCAAGGAGTTGGTCAGGCGCTTGAATCTCGGATTCTCATAAAGCGTACGTGCCGCCATTTTGTCCCCCTGTTCCACCTCGACCGCGATTTTACCGGC includes:
- a CDS encoding toxic anion resistance protein is translated as MSDTIRQQAEAALKDVEEVTAVILPEPKGELIDPTTLEAPVAAEVAKAKSEIDMHDTNSIVRFGSAAQAELQVISQAMLQDVKNKDVGPAGDSLRSIVTTIRGFSVSELDVRRERSWWEKLLGRAAPMAKFVARFEDVQSQIDKITDNLLTHEHKLLKDIKSLDMLYDKTLTFYDQLAIYIAAGELKLKELDETDIPALAAAVDAAPEEDQVIKAQELRDLRAARDDLERRVHDLKLTRQVTMQSLPSIRLVQENDKSLVTKINSTLVNTVPLWETQLAQAVTIQRSSEAAKSVREATDLTNELLTANAKNLREANKVVREEMERGVFDIEAVKTANEELVATIEESLQIADEGKRKRAEAEVELKTMETKLRDTLAAAKATGNASGPSVPA
- a CDS encoding DUF2927 domain-containing protein, producing MFGKGVSGLALLAPLFVLSACMPAPDIKPLPRPAAAVRPIVQAPPERSGESLALESYYARVQNDLLTNELLRTDGGGPDTPLNARQLAANFEAIALNDEYTSVNGQFVAQKTPSNLHRWQVPVRVGLEFGATVSPEIRAKDEATVNSFVAQLARATGHSITRSSQPNFHVLVLNESERRAIGPRLAEMIPGIGQDAIRSVVNMPRSSYCLVVASDPANDGAYRSAVAIIRAEHPDLLRKSCFHEEIAQGLGLANDSPYARPSIFNDDEEFALLTRHDELLLRILYDRRLAPGMRPDTARPIATQIAYELMGEDI
- a CDS encoding SPFH domain-containing protein; amino-acid sequence: MGIFDFLSGEFIDVIHWTDDTRDTMVWRFEREGHEIKYGAKLTVREGQAAVFVHEGQLADVFTPGLYMLETNNMPILTTLQHWDHGFKSPFKSEVYFVNTTRFGNLKWGTKNPIMCRDPEFGPVRLRAYGTYTVKVSDPSLFLTEIVGTDGEFTMDEISYQIRNIIVQAFSRIVAGSGIPVLDMAANTADLGKLVATEISKVVAEYGLTIPEFYIENISLPEAVEAAMDKRTSMGIVGNLDNYMKFNAAEAMGAENSAMAASMGAGMGAGLGMGMAQQGPWGARPAAAAPAAQTPPPPPPVEHVWHIAESGETKGPYSKAEMGQMAAKGALKRETFVWTPGQDGWLKAEDVTELAQLFTIAPPPPPPGA